In Magnolia sinica isolate HGM2019 chromosome 12, MsV1, whole genome shotgun sequence, a single genomic region encodes these proteins:
- the LOC131220868 gene encoding berberine bridge enzyme-like 23: protein MDLSISSSHLALISLIFLSFSIAISFPIHDNFLQCFSSHFPTLSTDSQLIYTPNTSSYTSILQSSIQNLRFLGPTTPKPLFIITPTNASHIQASIICSRTHGLNVRVRSGGHDYEGLSYVSFSNASFIIIDLVDFRSITVNLKEKTMWVQSGATIGEVYYKIARTNGSFGFPAGTCHTVGVGGHFGGGGLGTMMRKHGLAADNIVDAYLIDADGRIHDRKSMGEDLFWAIRGGGASSFGVILSWKIKLVDVPPTVTVFTISKTLEQGAIKLVERWQSIADKFNEDLFIRLIIQPMGGVDQRPRRLQVLFNSLYLGTVEELLPLMGKSFPELGLEKKDCLEMPWIESVLYFAGLPRGPGNSIDVLLDRGLQEKVFYKGKSDFVEKPISQIGLEGIWESLLEGGSVYMIMEPLGGRMSEISRAEIPFPYRKGYLYNIQYVVRWGESDAGEGSKEDIDWIRRLHDYLGPHVSRSPRGAYLNYRDLDLGVNEEGNSSYSRARIWGRQYFNGNFKRLALVKGVVDPTNFFRSEQSIPPLVRMERR from the coding sequence ATGGATCTTTCAATCTCTTCATCACACCTTGCTCTCATatctctcatctttctctctttctccattGCAATTTCATTCCCAATCCATGACAACTTCTTACAATGCTTTTCCTCCCATTTTCCAACTCTCTCCACAGACTCCCAACTCATCTACACTCCAAACACATCCTCCTACACCTCCATCCTGCAATCTTCCATCCAAAACCTCAGGTTCCTGGGCCCCACAACCCCAAAACCTCTCTTCATCATTACACCCACAAATGCATCCCACATCCAAGCATCCATCATCTGCTCCAGAACACATGGCCTGAACGTCAGAGTCAGAAGTGGGGGCCATGACTATGAAGGGCTATCTTATGTATCATTCAGCAATGCCTCATTCATCATCATCGACCTCGTTGACTTCAGATCGATCACCGTCAATCTCAAAGAAAAGACAATGTGGGTCCAATCTGGCGCAACGATCGGTGAAGTCTACTACAAGATTGCGCGAACGAACGGTTCATTTGGGTTCCCAGCAGGGACCTGCCACACCGTCGGCGTTGGTGGACACTTTGGCGGTGGCGGGCTCGGAACCATGATGAGGAAACATGGCCTTGCCGCTGATAACATCGTCGATGCCTACTTGATCGATGCCGATGGACGGATCCATGATCGAAAATCCATGGGTGAGGATCTGTTTTGGGCCATTAGAGGAGGTGGTGCATCGAGCTTCGGTGTAATTCTCTCATGGAAGATCAAGCTGGTGGATGTCCCACCTACTGTGACTGTTTTCACCATATCCAAGACCTTGGAACAAGGTGCAATCAAGCTTGTGGAAAGGTGGCAATCCATTGCAGATAAATTCAATGAAGATCTCTTCATCAGACTCATCATCCAACCAATGGGCGGAGTGGACCAAAGACCAAGGAGACTGCAAGTCCTATTCAATTCCTTGTATCTTGGGACAGTGGAAGAACTCCTACCCTTGATGGGAAAGAGCTTTCCTGAATTGGGTTTGGAGAAAAAGGACTGTTTGGAAATGCCTTGGATTGAATCAGTCCTATATTTTGCAGGACTCCCACGTGGGCCAGGAAACTCCATAGATGTCCTGTTGGATAGAGGACTCCAAGAGAAAGTCTTCTACAAAGGCAAATCTGACTTTGTGGAGAAGCCCATTTCTCAAATTGGTTTGGAAGGGATTTGGGAGAGCTTGTTGGAGGGGGGGAGTGTGTACATGATAATGGAACCTTTGGGTGGTAGGATGAGTGAGATATCAAGGGCTGAGATTCCTTTCCCATATAGGAAAGGATATTTGTATAATATACAATACGTGGTGAGATGGGGTGAAAGTGATGCTGGTGAGGGATCTAAGGAGGATATAGATTGGATTAGGAGGCTGCATGATTACTTGGGCCCACATGTTTCAAGATCTCCAAGGGGTGCTTATCTCAACTATAGGGACCTTGATTTGGGAGTGAATGAGGAAGGAAACTCAAGTTATTCAAGGGCTAGGATTTGGGGTAGGCAGTATTTCAATGGTAACTTTAAGAGATTGGCACTTGTGAAGggtgtggtggaccccactaattTCTTTAGGTCTGAACAAAGCATTCCACCTCTTGTTCGGATGGAAAGGAGATAG